Proteins encoded together in one Deinococcus irradiatisoli window:
- the dnaJ gene encoding molecular chaperone DnaJ codes for MDYYELLEVSRTAGGDEIKSSYRKLALKFHPDRNKEPGAAEQFARINEAYAVLSDPEKRAHYDRFGSAPSASGMPGGDPFGGAGFDPMDIFEQLFGGAVGGRGRRGPARGDDIETEITVTLEQARVGAEVPVQVDRLSECEHCHGQKSEPGGKPPKTCPTCRGAGQVQAQARTIFGNIMTQQPCPTCRGEGQIIEEPCKVCRGRGRTLKSESVKVALPKGIDEGYRIRVAGMGHEGPGGAGDLYVHIEMAKHPELVREAEHLVYTARISFPKAALGGQITVPTLDGPQTVEVKAGTQHGELHRLRGQGMPRLQGSGSGDLVVVYEVAVPKTFTPEAREALAAYARATGEDVPEQHGFFDKIGKIFRGD; via the coding sequence GTGGACTACTACGAACTGCTGGAGGTTTCGCGCACCGCCGGCGGCGACGAAATCAAAAGTTCCTACCGCAAGCTGGCCCTGAAGTTCCACCCCGACCGCAACAAGGAGCCGGGGGCCGCCGAGCAGTTCGCCAGAATCAACGAAGCCTACGCGGTGCTGAGCGATCCCGAGAAGCGTGCGCACTACGACCGCTTCGGCAGCGCGCCGAGCGCTTCGGGCATGCCGGGCGGCGATCCGTTCGGCGGCGCGGGCTTCGATCCGATGGACATCTTCGAGCAGCTGTTCGGCGGCGCGGTGGGCGGGCGCGGGCGGCGGGGTCCGGCGCGCGGCGACGACATCGAAACCGAGATCACCGTGACGCTGGAGCAGGCCCGCGTCGGTGCGGAAGTGCCGGTGCAGGTGGACCGCCTCAGCGAGTGCGAGCACTGCCACGGCCAGAAATCCGAGCCGGGCGGCAAGCCGCCCAAGACCTGCCCGACCTGCCGGGGGGCCGGTCAGGTCCAGGCCCAGGCGCGCACCATCTTCGGCAACATCATGACCCAGCAGCCCTGCCCCACCTGCCGGGGGGAAGGTCAGATCATCGAGGAGCCGTGCAAGGTCTGCCGGGGACGCGGGCGCACCCTCAAATCCGAGAGCGTGAAGGTGGCCCTGCCCAAGGGCATCGACGAGGGCTACCGCATCCGGGTGGCCGGCATGGGCCACGAAGGCCCCGGCGGCGCGGGCGACCTGTACGTGCATATCGAGATGGCCAAGCACCCCGAACTGGTGCGCGAGGCCGAGCATCTGGTGTACACCGCCCGGATCAGCTTTCCCAAGGCGGCGCTCGGCGGCCAGATCACCGTGCCGACCCTCGACGGCCCGCAGACGGTGGAGGTCAAGGCCGGGACGCAGCACGGCGAACTGCACCGCCTGCGCGGCCAGGGCATGCCCCGGTTGCAGGGCAGCGGCAGCGGCGATCTGGTGGTGGTCTACGAAGTGGCCGTACCCAAGACCTTCACGCCGGAAGCCAGAGAGGCGCTGGCCGCCTACGCTCGCGCCACCGGCGAGGACGTGCCGGAGCAGCACGGCTTTTTCGACAAGATCGGGAAGATTTTCAGAGGCGATTGA
- a CDS encoding type III pantothenate kinase, translating into MVPDSLTAPLQTARFPLLAIDIGNTSTVLGLAGRDLALHHTWRVRTNRELLPDDLALQLSGLFGLSGADVPRSAVLSSVAPPVGQNYLLALRQHFGIEPFEVNTRNLPDVHVELTQPDNVGADRLCNLFGAERYLGEQEYAVVVDFGTSTNFDVIGRGRRFIGGVLATGAQVSADALFARAAKLPSITLQAPGSAIGKDTVHALQSGLVFGYAEMVDGLLRRIRAELPAPAVTIATGGFARTVQGICREIEHYDDTLTLRGLVELWASR; encoded by the coding sequence ATGGTTCCCGATTCCCTGACGGCTCCGCTTCAGACCGCCCGCTTTCCGCTGCTGGCGATCGATATCGGCAACACCAGCACCGTGCTGGGGCTGGCTGGCCGTGACCTCGCCCTGCACCATACCTGGCGGGTTCGCACCAACCGCGAACTGCTGCCCGACGATCTGGCGCTGCAACTCAGCGGGCTGTTCGGCCTCTCCGGCGCCGACGTGCCGCGCAGCGCGGTGCTCAGCAGCGTGGCTCCCCCGGTGGGGCAGAATTACCTGCTGGCCCTGCGGCAGCATTTCGGCATCGAGCCGTTCGAGGTCAACACCCGCAACCTGCCGGACGTTCACGTTGAGCTGACCCAGCCGGACAACGTCGGGGCCGACCGGCTGTGTAACCTGTTCGGGGCCGAGCGCTACCTCGGCGAGCAAGAGTACGCGGTGGTGGTGGATTTCGGTACCAGCACCAACTTCGACGTGATCGGGCGGGGGCGGCGTTTTATCGGCGGCGTGCTGGCCACCGGGGCGCAGGTCTCGGCCGACGCGCTGTTTGCCCGCGCCGCCAAGTTGCCGAGCATCACCTTGCAGGCGCCGGGCAGCGCCATCGGCAAGGACACGGTGCACGCCCTGCAATCGGGGCTGGTGTTCGGCTACGCCGAAATGGTGGACGGCCTGCTGCGCCGCATCCGTGCCGAGTTGCCGGCGCCGGCCGTGACCATCGCCACCGGCGGCTTTGCCCGCACGGTGCAGGGCATCTGCCGCGAGATCGAGCATTACGACGACACGCTGACCCTGCGTGGTCTGGTGGAATTGTGGGCCAGCCGCTGA
- a CDS encoding response regulator — MQASGRILLVDDNPNDLELAMIAFEKSGRSPEVLVARSGQEALRVLRQGEGRLPDVVMLDLNMPQMDGLSVLSAIRSQPDLEGLPVVMLSTSREERDIRACYERGASAYVVKPVEFEQFLTTLSATSDFWTRLNEHPRRGGGRRSAESSGG; from the coding sequence ATGCAGGCAAGTGGACGAATTTTGCTGGTGGACGACAATCCCAACGATCTGGAACTGGCGATGATCGCCTTCGAGAAGTCGGGCCGGTCTCCGGAGGTGCTGGTGGCGCGCAGCGGTCAGGAAGCCCTGCGGGTGCTTCGTCAGGGCGAGGGGCGCTTGCCGGACGTGGTGATGCTCGACCTCAACATGCCGCAGATGGACGGGTTGTCGGTGCTCTCGGCCATCCGCTCGCAGCCGGACTTGGAAGGCCTGCCGGTGGTGATGCTCTCCACCAGCCGCGAGGAGCGCGATATCCGCGCCTGCTACGAGCGCGGCGCCAGCGCCTACGTGGTCAAGCCGGTGGAATTCGAGCAGTTTCTGACCACCCTCAGCGCCACCTCCGATTTCTGGACCCGCCTCAACGAGCATCCGCGTCGGGGCGGGGGCCGGCGCAGCGCCGAGTCGTCCGGCGGGTAG
- the hisF gene encoding imidazole glycerol phosphate synthase subunit HisF, which yields MLAKRIIPCLDVQNGRVVKNVRFFEDHRDAGDPLALAQRYEAQQADELVFYDITATFEGRKLMLDVAAQVAEHVMMPLTVGGGVNTLADFRQLLLSGADKISVNSSAVRTPQLIREASDHHGAQCVMLSIDAKRRAAGDPQGQGWNVFVGGGRVDTGLDLLRWAEEGQRLGAGEICLNIMDADGTRAGFDLDATRAVSQAVDLPVIASGGAGKLEDFRDVLLGGSSGGQADAALAASVFHFGELSVPQVKAYLHAQGLPVRPEWHDGGAA from the coding sequence ATGCTCGCCAAACGCATCATTCCCTGTCTGGACGTTCAAAACGGCCGGGTGGTCAAGAACGTCCGCTTCTTCGAGGACCACCGCGACGCCGGCGACCCGCTGGCTCTGGCCCAGCGCTACGAAGCGCAGCAGGCCGACGAACTGGTCTTCTACGACATCACCGCCACCTTTGAAGGCCGCAAGCTGATGCTCGACGTGGCGGCGCAGGTGGCCGAACACGTCATGATGCCGCTGACGGTGGGCGGCGGCGTGAACACGCTGGCCGATTTTCGCCAGCTGCTGCTGTCTGGGGCCGACAAGATCAGCGTCAACAGCTCGGCGGTCCGTACCCCGCAGCTGATCCGCGAAGCCAGCGACCACCACGGCGCCCAGTGCGTGATGCTCAGCATCGATGCCAAACGTAGGGCAGCCGGAGACCCGCAGGGCCAGGGCTGGAACGTCTTCGTCGGCGGGGGGCGCGTCGACACCGGGCTCGATTTGCTGCGCTGGGCCGAGGAAGGACAGCGGCTCGGGGCCGGCGAGATCTGCCTGAACATCATGGACGCCGACGGCACGCGGGCGGGCTTCGATCTGGACGCTACCCGCGCCGTGTCGCAGGCGGTGGACCTGCCAGTGATCGCTTCCGGTGGGGCCGGCAAGCTCGAAGATTTCCGCGACGTGCTGCTCGGCGGCTCTTCGGGCGGGCAGGCCGACGCCGCGCTGGCAGCCAGCGTGTTTCATTTCGGAGAGCTCAGCGTGCCGCAGGTCAAGGCCTACCTGCACGCCCAGGGGTTGCCGGTCCGGCCCGAATGGCACGACGGGGGAGCGGCCTGA
- the hisIE gene encoding bifunctional phosphoribosyl-AMP cyclohydrolase/phosphoribosyl-ATP diphosphatase HisIE, with protein MLSLDDVKFGPDGLVPVVVQDTATGAVLMQAYADRAALEHTLRTRQGTYYSRSRGEQWIKGLTSGHLQHVESVQLDCDGDSVLYRVQQTGPACHTGEYSCFHRPLLDSDSALPGGLDGTLERVYATIAVRLQTLPEHSYVARLHAGGLDRVLKKISEEAGEVLLAAKNGDQAELATEAADLLFHTLFALAEVGVTPGDVARVLQEREGRSGLKGPKEVG; from the coding sequence ATGCTGAGCCTCGACGACGTGAAGTTCGGTCCCGACGGCCTGGTACCGGTGGTGGTACAGGACACCGCGACCGGCGCGGTGCTGATGCAGGCCTACGCCGACCGTGCGGCTCTGGAGCACACCCTCCGCACCCGCCAGGGCACCTATTACTCGCGCTCGCGCGGCGAGCAGTGGATCAAGGGCCTGACCAGCGGCCACCTGCAACACGTCGAGAGCGTGCAGCTCGACTGCGACGGCGACAGCGTGCTCTACCGGGTGCAGCAGACCGGCCCGGCCTGCCATACCGGCGAGTACAGCTGCTTTCACCGGCCGCTGCTGGACAGCGACTCGGCGCTGCCCGGCGGTCTGGACGGCACCCTGGAGCGCGTCTACGCCACCATCGCCGTGCGGCTCCAGACCCTACCGGAACACAGCTACGTGGCGCGGCTGCATGCCGGCGGCCTCGACCGGGTGCTGAAGAAGATCAGCGAGGAAGCCGGCGAGGTGCTGCTGGCCGCCAAGAACGGCGACCAGGCCGAACTCGCCACCGAGGCCGCCGACCTGCTGTTTCACACGCTCTTCGCGCTGGCCGAGGTGGGCGTCACACCCGGCGACGTGGCGAGGGTGTTGCAGGAGCGCGAGGGCAGGAGCGGGCTGAAGGGGCCCAAGGAAGTCGGCTGA
- a CDS encoding ribose-phosphate diphosphokinase — MPVNRGPLMVFSGQSNRPLAQAICDNLGIPLGHSKTEKFTNENLIVHFEDSLREGDVFIVQSFSHPVSDAIIELFLMLDAAKSASAGRVTAVIPYYSYARSDKKDAPRISIAGRMMADLLQEAGADRVLTMTLHSPQVHGFFKVPVDHLSADVVISDHLKSRVPNAHEGVVLAPDAGSIKRASAIARRLDSGLAFIDKQRVSDTAVDPRALIGDVSGKTVFIVDDEVSTAGSLVEAVNFSKNMGAAEVYVAVSHGVYSGPAIERIAGLNAVEVASTNTVFVSEEKKAGAGGKLAVLDVAPLFAHAISNIHTGESVSTLFE; from the coding sequence ATGCCAGTCAACCGCGGCCCCCTGATGGTCTTTTCCGGCCAGAGCAACCGTCCCCTCGCCCAGGCCATCTGTGACAATCTGGGCATTCCGCTCGGCCACAGCAAAACCGAGAAGTTCACCAACGAGAACCTGATCGTGCACTTCGAGGACTCGTTGCGCGAAGGCGACGTGTTCATCGTGCAGAGCTTCTCGCACCCGGTCAGCGACGCCATCATCGAGCTGTTTCTGATGCTCGACGCGGCCAAGAGCGCTTCGGCCGGGCGCGTCACTGCCGTGATTCCCTACTACAGCTACGCCCGCAGCGACAAGAAGGACGCCCCGCGCATCAGCATCGCCGGGCGGATGATGGCCGACCTTTTGCAGGAAGCCGGCGCCGACCGGGTGCTGACCATGACGCTGCACTCGCCGCAGGTCCACGGCTTTTTCAAGGTGCCGGTCGATCACCTCTCGGCCGACGTGGTGATCAGCGACCACCTCAAATCAAGGGTGCCCAACGCCCACGAAGGCGTGGTGCTGGCCCCCGACGCGGGCAGCATCAAGCGCGCCTCGGCGATTGCCCGCCGCCTCGATTCGGGGCTGGCCTTCATTGACAAGCAGCGCGTCTCGGACACCGCCGTGGACCCGCGCGCCCTGATCGGCGACGTGTCGGGCAAGACGGTCTTTATCGTGGACGACGAGGTGAGCACCGCCGGCTCGCTGGTGGAAGCGGTCAACTTCTCCAAGAACATGGGCGCCGCCGAGGTGTACGTCGCCGTGTCGCACGGCGTCTACAGCGGCCCGGCCATCGAACGCATCGCCGGCCTCAACGCGGTGGAAGTCGCCAGCACCAATACCGTCTTCGTCTCGGAGGAGAAGAAGGCCGGCGCGGGCGGCAAGCTGGCGGTGCTGGACGTGGCGCCGCTGTTTGCTCACGCCATCAGCAACATCCACACCGGCGAGAGCGTCAGCACGCTGTTCGAGTAA
- a CDS encoding DUF427 domain-containing protein encodes MKAIWNGQVIAESENTVVVEGNHYFPLASVKPEYLSGSATHSVCPWKGTASYYTLSVDGKSNPDAVWYYPEPKDAAKQIKDHVAFWKGVEVRA; translated from the coding sequence ATGAAAGCCATCTGGAACGGTCAGGTGATCGCCGAGAGTGAGAACACGGTGGTCGTGGAAGGCAACCATTACTTTCCGCTTGCCAGCGTGAAGCCCGAGTACCTGAGCGGCAGCGCTACCCACTCGGTGTGCCCCTGGAAAGGCACCGCCAGCTACTACACCCTGTCGGTGGACGGCAAGAGCAACCCCGACGCCGTCTGGTACTACCCCGAGCCCAAAGACGCGGCCAAGCAGATCAAGGACCACGTCGCTTTCTGGAAAGGCGTCGAAGTCCGGGCCTGA
- a CDS encoding PQQ-binding-like beta-propeller repeat protein: MLLTAGWLSPAAQAAAPALSWSKSVKALGALSVADNGDVLLIGSDAKLHRFNSAGQELWSFALGDIGRAAPVITAGGITLAVSYDDNIYALDAGGKKLWNVRLDGDLYASPAVRDDGSVIVASSGGSVYALNAKGGQLWRYKVGAPVYSSPVVAPDGSIYFGTQGNQLLALTPEGQLKWSFRSGSTVFSSPALDSQGNLYFGSGDKKIYSLTPQGELRWSRATASFVNASPIVTSQNLVVVGSYDGNVYALNSEGKDVWVYPAGAAVAAPAAELASGEVVVGDLAGTLHAIGPDGKARWTLKTGERIDTSVNVSPAGTLYFATASGKLSAAANQAPLAEGPWTYYRSVASGYGRRLSGPEAAALTALKAPALRAVLAQRPVPAPQTAVTPPASQPAPSTQPSSAPAVKPPVLAAVPAVPSLPGALPAQPLTKPAAAGVPAKGPPVVGPVVATAPTPAVPAPVAAPVKPGPVAASPAPSSTVPSTPAAPVAAAQPAAADPADPAALAQAAGAQARSDRGKVVVPLREVLGALGASVLVQTPRSVSVQLGGEVTTLPLRTLGSAGNRRAWVALADLERFQVGGQPGVNLYTRGVYLLQLGGKVALSMNLDLAHLLPLLPVKEFPDVIERPESSAKS; encoded by the coding sequence TTGCTGCTGACCGCCGGTTGGCTCTCGCCTGCGGCGCAGGCGGCGGCCCCGGCGCTGAGCTGGTCCAAAAGTGTCAAGGCGCTGGGCGCGCTGAGCGTTGCCGACAACGGCGACGTGCTGCTGATCGGTTCCGACGCCAAGCTGCACCGCTTCAACAGCGCCGGCCAGGAACTGTGGAGCTTCGCACTGGGCGACATCGGGCGCGCCGCGCCGGTGATCACCGCCGGGGGCATCACGCTGGCGGTGTCGTACGACGACAACATCTACGCCCTCGACGCGGGCGGCAAGAAGCTCTGGAACGTGCGCCTCGATGGTGACCTCTACGCTTCGCCGGCGGTGCGCGACGATGGGAGCGTGATCGTCGCCAGCAGCGGCGGCAGCGTCTACGCCCTGAACGCCAAGGGCGGGCAGCTGTGGCGCTACAAGGTGGGCGCGCCGGTGTACAGCTCGCCCGTGGTGGCGCCGGACGGCAGCATCTATTTCGGCACGCAGGGCAACCAACTCTTGGCCCTCACGCCCGAGGGCCAGCTCAAATGGAGCTTTCGCAGCGGCTCGACGGTGTTCAGCAGTCCAGCGCTCGACAGCCAGGGCAACCTGTACTTCGGTTCCGGCGACAAGAAGATCTACAGCCTGACGCCGCAGGGCGAGCTGCGCTGGTCGCGGGCCACGGCGTCTTTTGTCAACGCCAGCCCGATCGTCACCTCGCAGAATCTGGTGGTGGTGGGCAGTTACGACGGCAACGTGTATGCCCTGAACAGCGAGGGCAAGGACGTGTGGGTGTACCCGGCCGGCGCGGCGGTGGCAGCCCCGGCCGCCGAACTCGCCAGCGGCGAGGTGGTGGTGGGCGACCTGGCCGGCACCCTGCACGCCATCGGCCCCGACGGCAAGGCGCGCTGGACCCTCAAGACCGGCGAGCGCATCGACACCAGCGTGAACGTCAGCCCCGCCGGCACGCTGTACTTCGCCACCGCCAGCGGCAAACTCAGCGCGGCGGCGAATCAGGCGCCCCTGGCCGAGGGGCCCTGGACCTATTACCGCAGCGTGGCTTCCGGCTACGGCCGCCGCCTGAGCGGGCCGGAAGCCGCCGCCCTGACGGCCCTGAAAGCCCCGGCCCTGCGGGCGGTGCTGGCGCAGCGTCCGGTGCCCGCGCCGCAGACGGCGGTGACGCCGCCCGCCAGTCAGCCGGCCCCCAGCACCCAGCCCAGCAGCGCGCCGGCCGTCAAGCCGCCGGTGCTGGCGGCCGTTCCGGCGGTGCCTTCGCTGCCTGGGGCGCTGCCGGCGCAGCCGCTCACCAAGCCGGCTGCCGCTGGGGTGCCCGCGAAAGGCCCGCCGGTGGTCGGGCCAGTGGTGGCGACCGCGCCCACTCCGGCGGTTCCAGCTCCGGTTGCTGCGCCAGTCAAGCCTGGTCCAGTTGCGGCTTCTCCCGCGCCCAGCAGTACGGTGCCCAGCACCCCCGCCGCGCCGGTCGCGGCGGCCCAGCCGGCCGCCGCCGACCCAGCGGACCCAGCGGCGCTGGCCCAGGCTGCCGGCGCGCAGGCCCGCAGCGACCGGGGCAAGGTGGTGGTGCCACTGCGCGAAGTGCTGGGCGCGCTGGGCGCCAGCGTGCTGGTGCAGACCCCGCGCAGCGTGAGCGTGCAGCTCGGCGGCGAGGTGACCACCCTGCCGCTGCGGACGCTGGGCAGTGCCGGCAACCGCCGGGCCTGGGTGGCGCTGGCCGATCTGGAGCGGTTTCAGGTCGGCGGTCAGCCGGGCGTGAACCTCTACACGCGGGGGGTGTACCTGCTGCAACTCGGCGGCAAGGTGGCGCTGAGCATGAACCTCGATCTGGCCCACCTGCTGCCGCTGCTGCCGGTCAAGGAATTCCCGGACGTGATCGAGCGCCCGGAAAGCTCCGCCAAGTCCTGA
- a CDS encoding ABC transporter substrate-binding protein, which produces MNQRLRSAALAFLGLSLLGAAAADKVVSIGYSGPLSGGAALYGKDVQSGLDMAINEINKEGGITVKGEKVTFKLVSLDDKYLPNETATNVKRLTSQGIDVIFVPHAGGIQTVQAFNTRDPEFLLVAYSSEPKILEANNPLTFMLPPRYDVYVAPFVKKEMSTFGKKLGMVGTTSAYGKAWGDVVSAEWKKQGGTVGTNNGVDYGTTVDYSSAVTKALSEKPDVLFIGGPSQPTALVVKAAREQGFKGGFIIMDQAKIEQMATVIPASYLDGSVGVLPVAEFPGTQVFSAQYQRLYKKVPPSEGSLNYMGMNVVAKAMELAGTTEDPMAIRAKLSQAALALPRNKQVYNLKGVTAQGHMDADVLAGYFQGGKFVKLRLPNLK; this is translated from the coding sequence ATGAACCAGCGTCTTCGTTCCGCCGCTCTCGCGTTTCTCGGTTTGTCGCTGCTCGGCGCCGCCGCCGCCGACAAGGTGGTCAGCATCGGCTACAGTGGCCCGCTCTCCGGCGGCGCGGCCCTCTACGGCAAGGACGTGCAGTCGGGCCTGGACATGGCCATCAACGAGATCAACAAGGAAGGTGGCATCACCGTCAAGGGTGAAAAGGTCACCTTCAAGCTGGTCTCGCTCGACGACAAGTACCTGCCCAACGAAACGGCCACCAACGTCAAGCGCCTGACCTCGCAGGGCATCGACGTGATCTTCGTGCCGCACGCCGGCGGCATTCAGACGGTGCAGGCCTTCAACACCCGCGATCCGGAGTTCCTGCTGGTGGCCTACTCCTCCGAGCCGAAAATCCTGGAAGCCAACAACCCGCTGACCTTCATGCTGCCGCCGCGCTACGACGTGTACGTCGCGCCGTTCGTGAAAAAGGAAATGTCCACCTTCGGCAAGAAGCTGGGCATGGTGGGCACCACCTCGGCCTACGGCAAGGCCTGGGGCGACGTGGTGTCGGCCGAGTGGAAAAAGCAGGGCGGCACCGTGGGCACCAACAACGGCGTGGACTACGGCACCACCGTGGACTACTCCAGCGCCGTGACCAAGGCGCTCTCGGAAAAGCCGGACGTGCTGTTTATCGGCGGCCCGTCGCAGCCCACCGCCCTGGTGGTCAAGGCGGCCCGCGAGCAGGGCTTCAAGGGCGGCTTCATCATCATGGACCAGGCCAAGATCGAGCAGATGGCGACCGTCATTCCGGCCAGCTACCTCGACGGCTCGGTGGGCGTGCTGCCGGTCGCCGAGTTCCCCGGCACCCAGGTGTTCAGCGCCCAGTACCAGCGCCTGTACAAGAAAGTGCCGCCCAGCGAAGGCTCGCTGAACTACATGGGCATGAACGTGGTCGCCAAGGCGATGGAACTCGCCGGCACCACCGAGGACCCGATGGCGATTCGCGCCAAGCTGAGCCAGGCGGCGCTGGCCCTGCCGCGCAACAAGCAGGTCTACAACCTCAAGGGCGTCACCGCCCAGGGGCACATGGACGCCGACGTCCTGGCCGGGTACTTCCAGGGCGGCAAGTTCGTCAAGCTGCGCCTGCCCAACCTGAAGTAA
- a CDS encoding pseudouridine-5'-phosphate glycosidase, whose product MSHPLLDSAPEVRQALHEGRPVVALESTIISHGMPYPQNVQTAREVEQVIREAGAVPATIAVLHGRLKVGLGADELELLATDKAVQKISVRDLPFTVARGGHGATTVATTMRIAALAGIRVFATGGTGGVHRGAGQTFDISADLTELSRTPVAVVSAGVKSILDIGLTLEYLETQGVPVIGYGVSEFPAFYSRESGFTAPLVAHGAAEVARALQAQWALALPGQSGGGALIANPIPPEAEIPRAEISPAIEQALSDMAAQGISGKDTTPYLLGRIVQITGGRSLTANIALVRNNARVAAQVAAELQRLQAPR is encoded by the coding sequence ATGTCCCATCCTCTGCTCGACTCCGCGCCCGAAGTGCGTCAGGCTCTCCACGAAGGCCGCCCGGTGGTGGCGCTGGAAAGCACCATCATCAGCCACGGCATGCCGTACCCGCAAAACGTTCAGACCGCCCGCGAGGTCGAGCAGGTCATCCGCGAGGCCGGGGCGGTGCCGGCCACCATCGCCGTGCTGCACGGGCGCCTCAAGGTGGGCCTCGGCGCCGACGAACTCGAACTGCTCGCCACCGACAAAGCGGTGCAGAAAATCAGTGTGCGCGACCTGCCGTTCACGGTGGCGCGCGGCGGGCACGGCGCCACCACCGTCGCCACCACCATGCGCATCGCGGCGCTGGCGGGCATCCGGGTGTTCGCCACCGGCGGCACCGGGGGCGTTCACCGGGGCGCCGGACAGACGTTCGACATCAGCGCCGACCTCACCGAGTTGAGCCGCACCCCGGTGGCGGTGGTCAGCGCCGGGGTCAAGAGCATCCTCGACATCGGCCTGACGCTGGAATACCTCGAAACGCAGGGGGTGCCGGTGATCGGGTACGGCGTGAGCGAGTTTCCGGCCTTCTACAGCCGTGAGTCAGGCTTCACGGCGCCGCTGGTGGCCCACGGCGCGGCGGAGGTGGCCCGCGCGTTGCAGGCCCAGTGGGCGCTGGCGCTGCCGGGACAGTCCGGCGGCGGCGCGCTGATCGCCAACCCTATTCCGCCGGAAGCCGAGATTCCCCGCGCCGAGATCAGCCCGGCCATCGAGCAGGCGCTCTCCGACATGGCCGCCCAGGGCATCAGCGGCAAAGATACCACCCCCTACCTGCTGGGCCGCATCGTGCAGATCACCGGCGGGCGCAGCCTCACGGCCAACATCGCCCTGGTCAGGAACAACGCCCGGGTGGCCGCGCAGGTGGCGGCCGAGTTGCAGCGGCTTCAAGCGCCGCGCTGA
- a CDS encoding carbohydrate kinase family protein, with the protein MSQLPQWPLALPARGGPVVVAGGLNTDILSRPHSALHAGTSNPAHTTFAPGGVGRNLAQTLAQLGVPTRLLGVVGDDAFGESLLGLTARAGVEVSGVVRRPGPSGSYLAVLSERGELVYGLSSMALTSDLRPADVPQWAGELSGAGLLIVDANLSPPMVAFLLEAAWERGVPAVLEPVSAPKAGPLSTVLSAARPLWLLTPDRAELAALTGQDLEQAGDAEVLSAARRLRVRGAQVVLLTLGRRGSWLVGEGGALPTPARQAQVRDVTGAGDALLAGLIAALWRGADWPEALAEAHLCAALTIEAPGAVRADLSPQLLTAERHRPALHGEPLT; encoded by the coding sequence ATGAGTCAACTTCCTCAATGGCCGCTGGCCCTGCCTGCAAGGGGCGGCCCGGTGGTGGTGGCCGGCGGCCTCAACACCGACATTCTCAGCCGCCCGCACTCGGCGCTGCATGCGGGCACCAGCAATCCGGCCCACACCACCTTCGCGCCCGGCGGGGTGGGACGCAACCTGGCCCAGACGCTCGCGCAGCTCGGCGTGCCGACCCGGCTGCTGGGGGTGGTCGGCGACGACGCGTTCGGCGAAAGCCTGCTGGGCCTCACCGCCCGGGCCGGGGTGGAGGTGTCGGGAGTGGTGCGCCGGCCCGGTCCCAGCGGCAGCTATCTGGCGGTGCTCAGCGAGCGCGGGGAGCTGGTGTACGGCCTGAGCAGCATGGCCCTGACCAGCGACCTCCGCCCCGCCGACGTGCCGCAGTGGGCCGGCGAACTCAGCGGCGCGGGGCTCCTGATCGTGGACGCCAACCTGTCGCCGCCGATGGTTGCCTTTCTGCTGGAAGCGGCCTGGGAGCGCGGCGTGCCGGCGGTGCTCGAACCGGTCAGCGCACCGAAAGCCGGGCCGCTGAGCACGGTGCTCTCGGCGGCCCGGCCGCTGTGGCTGCTGACTCCCGACCGGGCCGAACTCGCTGCCCTGACGGGCCAGGACCTGGAACAGGCCGGTGACGCCGAAGTGCTCTCGGCGGCCCGGCGGCTCCGGGTGCGGGGCGCGCAGGTGGTGCTGCTGACCTTGGGGCGGCGTGGCAGCTGGCTGGTGGGGGAGGGCGGGGCGCTGCCTACCCCGGCCCGGCAGGCCCAGGTGCGCGACGTGACCGGCGCCGGCGACGCCTTGCTCGCCGGACTGATCGCGGCGCTGTGGCGCGGCGCCGACTGGCCCGAGGCGCTGGCCGAGGCCCACCTCTGCGCCGCGCTGACCATCGAAGCGCCGGGCGCGGTGCGCGCCGATCTGTCGCCGCAGCTGCTGACGGCCGAGCGTCACCGGCCCGCCCTGCACGGCGAACCGTTAACCTGA
- the sufU gene encoding Fe-S cluster assembly sulfur transfer protein SufU: protein MLPESLAREIIASHQQRPRNVGPQPQAAHAERANPGCGDQVEVWAGQDGERLKLSFSGKGCAISQASASLMTVLLSGKTPQEAQVLAGQFRAMVLGEAAPAPELGDLAALSGVSRLLSRRRCALLAWDALEDALQQA, encoded by the coding sequence ATGCTGCCTGAATCGCTGGCCCGCGAGATCATCGCTTCCCACCAACAGCGCCCGCGCAACGTCGGCCCGCAGCCGCAGGCCGCCCACGCCGAGCGCGCCAACCCCGGCTGCGGCGATCAGGTGGAGGTGTGGGCCGGGCAAGACGGGGAGCGGCTCAAGCTGAGTTTTTCCGGCAAAGGCTGCGCCATCTCGCAGGCCAGCGCCAGCCTCATGACGGTGCTGCTCAGCGGCAAGACGCCGCAGGAAGCGCAGGTGCTGGCCGGGCAGTTCAGGGCGATGGTGCTGGGCGAGGCCGCGCCCGCCCCGGAACTCGGCGATCTGGCCGCGCTCTCGGGAGTCAGCCGGCTGCTCAGCCGCCGCCGCTGCGCCCTGCTGGCCTGGGACGCGCTGGAAGACGCCCTCCAGCAGGCCTGA